Proteins co-encoded in one Actinomadura luteofluorescens genomic window:
- a CDS encoding dienelactone hydrolase family protein produces the protein MNTDSGRLDDAIADFSRRQVDVDGVVKTVYVAGAGPAVVLMPEMPGISPDVLRLARWVRDAGFTVHLPSLFGRDGAYPTVEDGERIVRRACVSAEFRAFAGGGTSPVTAWLRGLARQAHAECGGPGVGAIGLCFTGNFALTMALEPAVIAPVVNHPSLPLDDPAGLELGDDDARALKERVTRDGLTVLAYRFDNDRWCTGQRFAAYQALLGDAFDGRVLPGGVANTDPPPFFRDVVATPHSVVTAHLVDEDGHPTLQARDEILTYLTERLKP, from the coding sequence ATGAACACTGACAGCGGGCGCCTTGATGATGCGATCGCCGACTTCTCGCGGCGGCAGGTGGACGTGGACGGGGTGGTGAAGACGGTCTACGTCGCGGGCGCCGGCCCGGCCGTCGTGCTGATGCCCGAGATGCCGGGCATCAGCCCGGACGTCCTGCGGCTGGCGCGGTGGGTGCGGGACGCGGGCTTCACCGTCCACCTCCCCTCGCTCTTCGGCCGCGACGGCGCCTATCCCACCGTCGAGGACGGGGAGCGGATCGTTCGCCGGGCGTGCGTGAGCGCCGAGTTCCGGGCCTTCGCCGGGGGCGGCACCAGCCCCGTCACGGCGTGGCTGCGCGGGCTCGCCCGGCAGGCCCACGCCGAGTGCGGCGGGCCGGGGGTCGGTGCGATCGGGCTCTGCTTCACCGGGAACTTCGCCCTGACCATGGCGCTCGAACCGGCGGTCATAGCGCCGGTCGTCAACCACCCGTCACTGCCGCTGGACGACCCCGCCGGCCTGGAACTCGGCGACGACGACGCCCGCGCGCTCAAGGAGCGCGTCACGCGCGACGGCCTGACCGTCCTCGCCTACCGCTTCGACAACGACCGGTGGTGCACGGGTCAGCGGTTCGCCGCCTACCAGGCGCTGCTCGGGGACGCCTTCGACGGACGCGTGCTCCCGGGCGGCGTCGCGAACACCGACCCGCCGCCATTCTTCCGCGACGTGGTCGCGACTCCTCACAGCGTCGTGACCGCGCACCTCGTGGACGAGGACGGCCACCCCACGCTCCAGGCCAGGGACGAGATCCTCACCTACCTGACCGAGCGACTGAAGCCCTAG
- a CDS encoding alpha/beta hydrolase family protein, with protein MSHRQLGQRIVSVKPITVPAPGRGIDLQVKVTAPMSGRNLPVIVFSHGNAWSLDAYEPLVDRWAAAGFLVVQPTHLDSRRNAIGWDDPRFATIWRVRISDLHAILDGLGDILAQAGGLEARVDRERIAVVGHSWGAQTAGAILGARVLDADGVPGEDFSHPAVSAGALIAATGTGDSLTPFAAEHLPFMRPDYSTMTAPALVVAGGEDRSRLSTRGPEWFTDAYRLSPSPKSLLVVTEGEHTLGGVAGEAVAETTDEDPARVVLVADAISAYLLDAFKVDDAAWTAFGDAAAAGEGAWSISSR; from the coding sequence ATGTCCCACCGTCAGCTCGGCCAGCGGATCGTCTCCGTCAAGCCCATCACCGTCCCCGCGCCCGGCCGCGGCATCGACCTGCAGGTGAAGGTCACCGCCCCGATGTCGGGCCGGAACCTGCCGGTCATCGTGTTCTCCCACGGCAACGCATGGTCCCTGGACGCGTACGAGCCCCTCGTCGACCGGTGGGCCGCGGCCGGATTCCTCGTGGTGCAGCCCACCCACCTGGACTCCCGCCGCAACGCCATCGGCTGGGACGACCCGCGCTTCGCCACGATCTGGCGCGTCCGGATCTCCGACCTTCACGCGATCCTCGACGGCCTCGGCGACATCCTCGCCCAGGCCGGCGGCCTGGAGGCCCGCGTCGACCGCGAGCGCATCGCGGTCGTCGGCCACTCCTGGGGCGCCCAGACCGCCGGCGCGATCCTCGGCGCGCGCGTGCTCGACGCCGACGGCGTCCCCGGGGAGGACTTCTCCCACCCCGCGGTCTCGGCCGGCGCGCTGATCGCCGCCACCGGGACCGGCGACTCGCTCACCCCGTTCGCCGCCGAGCACCTTCCGTTCATGAGGCCGGACTACTCCACCATGACCGCCCCGGCCCTGGTCGTCGCGGGCGGCGAGGACCGGTCGCGGCTCTCCACCCGCGGGCCGGAGTGGTTCACCGACGCCTACCGCCTCAGCCCGTCCCCGAAGAGCCTGCTCGTCGTCACCGAGGGCGAGCACACCCTGGGCGGCGTCGCCGGCGAGGCGGTCGCCGAGACCACCGACGAGGACCCCGCCCGCGTCGTCCTCGTCGCCGACGCGATCTCCGCCTACCTCCTCGACGCCTTCAAGGTCGACGACGCCGCGTGGACCGCCTTCGGCGACGCCGCCGCGGCCGGCGAAGGCGCGTGGAGCATCTCCAGCAGGTAG
- a CDS encoding TetR/AcrR family transcriptional regulator yields the protein MPEPAGVRRAQAQRTRSGVLAAAAAVFVEQGVQAPVRDIAERAGVGVGTIYRNFPTRADLVTAVYRHQIDTATALAPRLLEESASPFTALTRWVDAFVEFLVTKHGLGAALGSGDPGLENLHALMLDTLVPACATLLDACAAAGELGPEVSAYTLMRAIGNLCITGPDYGQADARRMVATLLAGCRREA from the coding sequence GTGCCGGAACCGGCCGGAGTGCGCCGAGCACAGGCGCAGCGCACCCGCAGCGGCGTGCTGGCGGCCGCGGCGGCGGTCTTCGTGGAACAGGGCGTCCAGGCCCCCGTCCGCGACATCGCCGAACGCGCCGGCGTCGGCGTCGGCACGATCTACCGGAACTTCCCGACCCGGGCGGACCTCGTCACCGCCGTCTACCGGCACCAGATCGACACGGCCACCGCACTCGCCCCCCGGCTCCTGGAGGAGTCGGCCTCCCCGTTCACCGCCCTGACCCGCTGGGTGGACGCGTTCGTGGAGTTCCTCGTGACCAAGCACGGCCTCGGAGCCGCCCTGGGGTCCGGTGATCCAGGGCTGGAGAACCTCCACGCCCTGATGCTCGACACCCTGGTCCCGGCCTGCGCGACGTTGCTCGACGCCTGCGCCGCCGCCGGCGAACTCGGCCCCGAGGTCTCCGCCTACACGCTCATGCGCGCCATCGGCAACCTCTGCATCACCGGCCCCGACTACGGCCAGGCCGACGCCAGGCGCATGGTCGCCACCCTCCTCGCCGGATGCCGGCGCGAGGCATGA
- a CDS encoding alpha/beta fold hydrolase: MDNARVNIAYERRGEGPPLVLLHGIGHRRQGWAPVMDLLAAEREVFAVDLPGFGDSPPLPGGTPYTLDTAVSALADAFAALGLDRPHIAGNSLGGLFALEAADRGLASSATALSPAGFFNNLEFRYGMSVLRASRFGARVPETFLTRLARSPRRRTLMFGMIYGRPDLMDIETLTGDARAMRDAPGFEPTLRAGRSTRFLGSCADVPVTIAWGTKDRLLLRSQAIRAQRRLPDARFVWLEGCGHVPMADDPALVAKVLLQGSAHPLRGARPEAAAS; encoded by the coding sequence GTGGACAACGCGCGGGTGAACATCGCTTACGAGCGCCGCGGCGAGGGGCCGCCCCTCGTCCTGCTGCACGGCATCGGCCACCGCCGCCAGGGGTGGGCACCGGTCATGGACCTGCTCGCCGCCGAACGCGAGGTCTTCGCGGTCGACCTGCCCGGCTTCGGCGACTCCCCGCCGCTGCCGGGCGGCACCCCCTACACCCTCGACACGGCCGTCTCCGCCCTCGCGGACGCCTTCGCCGCCCTCGGCCTGGACCGCCCGCACATCGCGGGCAACTCCCTCGGCGGCCTCTTCGCCCTCGAAGCCGCCGACCGCGGCCTCGCCAGCTCGGCGACCGCCCTGTCCCCGGCCGGCTTCTTCAACAACCTGGAGTTCCGCTACGGCATGTCGGTGCTGCGCGCGTCGCGGTTCGGCGCCCGCGTCCCCGAGACGTTCCTCACCCGGCTGGCCCGCTCCCCGCGCCGCCGCACCCTCATGTTCGGCATGATCTACGGCCGTCCCGACCTGATGGACATCGAGACCCTCACGGGGGACGCCCGCGCCATGCGCGACGCCCCGGGCTTCGAACCCACCCTCCGCGCTGGCCGCTCCACCCGGTTCCTCGGCTCCTGCGCCGACGTCCCCGTGACCATCGCCTGGGGCACGAAGGACCGCCTGCTCCTGCGCAGCCAGGCCATCCGCGCCCAGCGCCGCCTTCCCGACGCCCGGTTCGTCTGGCTGGAGGGCTGCGGCCACGTCCCCATGGCCGACGACCCCGCCCTCGTGGCGAAGGTCCTGCTGCAGGGCAGCGCACACCCGCTCCGCGGCGCCCGTCCCGAGGCCGCCGCCTCCTAG
- the sigE gene encoding RNA polymerase sigma factor SigE, producing MAWTPPTWEQIVSEHSTRVFRLAYRLTGNRHDAEDLTQDVFIRVFRSLSSYSPGTFEGWLHRITTNLFLDRARRKQRIRFDSLGDDAAERLQGREPGPAQAYDERHLDHDIQKALDGLAPEYRAAVVLCDIEGLSYEEIAASLNVKLGTVRSRIHRGRAQLRTALEHRRPAECAVTSITSDR from the coding sequence ATGGCGTGGACCCCGCCGACGTGGGAGCAGATCGTCAGCGAGCACTCGACCCGGGTGTTCCGGCTGGCGTACCGGCTGACGGGCAACCGCCACGACGCCGAGGACCTGACCCAGGACGTCTTCATCCGGGTCTTCCGCTCCCTGTCCTCCTACAGTCCCGGCACGTTCGAGGGCTGGCTGCACCGGATCACGACGAACCTGTTCCTCGACCGCGCCCGCCGCAAGCAGCGCATCCGGTTCGACTCCCTCGGCGACGACGCCGCCGAGCGCCTGCAGGGCCGCGAGCCGGGCCCGGCGCAGGCCTACGACGAGCGGCACCTCGACCACGACATCCAGAAGGCGCTCGACGGCCTCGCCCCCGAATACCGCGCCGCGGTCGTCCTGTGCGACATCGAGGGCCTGTCGTACGAGGAGATCGCCGCGTCGCTGAACGTCAAGCTCGGCACCGTCCGCTCGCGCATCCACCGGGGCCGCGCGCAGCTGCGCACCGCCCTGGAGCACCGCCGTCCCGCCGAGTGCGCCGTGACGAGCATCACTAGTGACCGCTGA
- a CDS encoding acyl-CoA synthetase, producing MARSYNLADLLEILAAAGPDRPALVAGAERRTYRRLSERASRVGHHLAEAGVRPGEHVAILAYNRAEWIEAMLGIFKIRAVPIPVNFRYVAAELRHVLADSDSVALVGERSLLAKVEEIRGELPALRHVVVLEDGSEAEIPGAVEYEKALAGAASDDDFPERSGDDRYIMYTGGTTGYPKGVEWRCEDIFFGALGGGNVLGDPIGSPEELAANADQPAMAVLDCAPVMHGAGQWVAFMGLFSGAKVVLYTDHAFDADKALRLLAEEQANVMMLVGDVMARPVAKALASGDHDTSSLMAIASGGAPLTEGAKDALREHLPNIMFLDNYGASETGACGPSVGGKEGTARFMMKPGITVLDDDLNVVRPGEIGRLARSGHIPLGYYNDPAKTASTFFTAADGTRWSVPGDFASLEEDGTITLLGRGSLVINTGGEKVYPEEVEVALKDHPAVEDAVVVGLPDERFGQRVAAVVAPCPGATVTLEDLTEYCRERLAGYKLPRQMTLVDEVQRTAVGKSDYKWARSVLA from the coding sequence ATGGCGCGAAGCTACAACCTGGCCGACCTGCTCGAGATCCTGGCGGCGGCGGGGCCGGACCGCCCCGCGCTGGTGGCCGGTGCGGAGCGGCGGACGTACCGGCGGCTCAGCGAGCGGGCGAGCCGGGTCGGGCACCATCTCGCGGAGGCCGGGGTGCGGCCGGGCGAGCACGTGGCGATCCTCGCCTACAACCGGGCCGAGTGGATCGAGGCGATGCTGGGCATCTTCAAGATCCGCGCGGTGCCGATCCCGGTGAACTTCCGCTACGTCGCCGCCGAGCTGCGCCACGTCCTGGCCGACTCCGACTCGGTGGCGCTGGTCGGGGAGCGCTCGCTGCTGGCCAAGGTGGAGGAGATCCGCGGCGAGCTGCCCGCGCTGCGGCACGTCGTCGTGCTGGAGGACGGGTCCGAGGCCGAGATCCCCGGCGCGGTCGAGTACGAGAAGGCGCTCGCGGGCGCCGCCTCCGACGACGACTTCCCCGAACGCTCCGGCGACGACCGCTACATCATGTACACGGGCGGGACGACGGGTTATCCGAAGGGCGTCGAGTGGCGCTGCGAGGACATCTTCTTCGGCGCGCTCGGCGGCGGGAACGTCCTCGGCGACCCCATCGGCAGCCCCGAGGAGCTGGCCGCCAACGCCGACCAGCCCGCGATGGCCGTGCTCGACTGCGCGCCCGTCATGCACGGCGCGGGCCAGTGGGTCGCGTTCATGGGGTTGTTCAGCGGCGCCAAGGTCGTCCTTTACACCGACCACGCGTTCGACGCGGACAAGGCCCTGCGGCTGCTCGCCGAGGAGCAGGCGAACGTGATGATGCTCGTCGGGGACGTCATGGCGCGCCCGGTCGCGAAGGCGCTCGCCTCCGGCGACCACGACACGTCCTCGCTGATGGCGATCGCGTCCGGCGGGGCACCGCTGACCGAGGGCGCGAAGGACGCGCTCCGGGAGCACCTGCCGAACATCATGTTCCTCGACAACTACGGCGCGTCGGAGACCGGTGCGTGCGGCCCGTCCGTCGGCGGCAAGGAGGGGACGGCCCGGTTCATGATGAAGCCCGGGATCACCGTCCTCGACGACGACCTGAACGTCGTGCGGCCCGGCGAGATCGGCAGGCTGGCCCGAAGCGGCCACATCCCGCTCGGCTACTACAACGACCCCGCCAAGACGGCGTCGACGTTCTTCACCGCCGCGGACGGGACGCGCTGGTCGGTGCCCGGCGACTTCGCGAGCCTGGAGGAGGACGGGACGATCACGCTGCTCGGCCGCGGCTCCCTGGTGATCAACACGGGCGGCGAGAAGGTGTACCCGGAGGAGGTCGAGGTCGCCCTCAAGGACCATCCCGCCGTGGAGGACGCGGTCGTCGTGGGCCTGCCGGACGAGCGGTTCGGCCAGCGCGTCGCGGCCGTGGTCGCCCCGTGCCCGGGTGCGACGGTGACCCTTGAGGATTTGACCGAATATTGCCGCGAACGTCTTGCCGGCTACAAGCTTCCGCGGCAGATGACCCTGGTCGACGAGGTACAGCGAACCGCCGTCGGGAAGTCCGATTACAAGTGGGCCAGGAGCGTGCTCGCGTAG
- a CDS encoding serine/threonine-protein kinase: protein MSGDRLIPLARRYRLLSVVGRGGMGTVWRAYDEMLDRDVAVKEVHLPPRITESERRVMCRRLFSEARATAALRHPGVVAVHDLIIEDGRPWIVMEFLESCSLHRLVTEDGPLGVRRAAEIGAAVLSVLRASHAAGILHRDVKPSNVLLCDDGRVLLSDFGLAVHTGKGAQPADTLLAGIEGSPAYLPPERVNGLPSVEASDLWSLGATLYTAVEGFSPFLRCHALASMVAVLLGDYARPVRAGPLASVIEGLLRQRPEDRLTAEATAEMLEKVIGTAPEPGFTRAPVPHPRRFSVHRTALRRRVPWALSAAWVPRDAPRAPVPRGPRVPWTLRGGRPPGKPPCGSRQAGWRVPAMPSRRLRPGTVVSVALLAALAAGAGTWTARWTSIGKGDAVALRPAAGVSAKTAKYHEAGAYSVRVPVGWQAERRGSVMIWKDAGTGRGLRIAPAPGDPLTGLRAEERGAVAGHRYPGYQRLRLEPVPEVIDGAAEWEFTWRDGVHDAVRHVLCGRAAGYEFCFHAPDPEWTPGQRLYDRILRSFRPENGG from the coding sequence ATGAGTGGGGATCGGCTGATACCGCTCGCGCGCCGGTATCGCCTGCTCTCTGTCGTCGGCAGAGGCGGCATGGGCACCGTCTGGCGGGCGTACGACGAGATGCTCGACCGGGACGTCGCGGTCAAGGAGGTGCACCTCCCCCCGCGCATCACCGAGAGCGAGCGCAGGGTGATGTGCAGGCGCCTGTTCTCCGAGGCCCGCGCGACCGCGGCCCTGCGCCATCCCGGCGTCGTCGCCGTGCACGATCTCATCATCGAGGACGGCCGCCCCTGGATCGTCATGGAGTTCCTGGAGTCGTGCTCCCTGCACAGGCTCGTCACGGAGGACGGCCCGCTCGGCGTGCGCCGCGCGGCGGAGATCGGCGCGGCGGTCCTGTCGGTGCTCCGCGCGTCGCACGCGGCGGGCATCCTGCACCGCGACGTCAAGCCCAGCAACGTCCTGCTGTGCGACGACGGGCGGGTCCTGCTCAGCGACTTCGGCCTCGCCGTCCACACCGGGAAGGGCGCGCAGCCGGCCGACACCCTGCTCGCCGGGATCGAGGGCTCTCCCGCCTACCTCCCGCCGGAACGGGTGAACGGCCTGCCGAGCGTGGAGGCGTCCGACCTCTGGTCGCTCGGCGCGACGCTTTACACGGCGGTCGAGGGGTTTTCACCTTTCCTGCGCTGCCACGCTCTCGCGTCGATGGTGGCGGTTCTTCTGGGCGACTATGCGCGCCCTGTGCGGGCCGGGCCGCTGGCTTCGGTCATCGAAGGACTGCTGCGGCAGCGGCCGGAGGACAGATTGACGGCCGAGGCCACCGCGGAAATGCTGGAAAAGGTTATCGGAACGGCCCCCGAACCCGGTTTCACCCGCGCGCCGGTGCCGCATCCCCGCCGTTTCTCCGTGCACCGCACCGCCCTTCGGCGCCGCGTTCCGTGGGCGCTCAGCGCCGCCTGGGTGCCGAGGGACGCGCCGAGGGCGCCGGTCCCGCGCGGTCCGCGGGTCCCGTGGACGCTGCGCGGCGGCAGGCCGCCCGGCAAACCGCCGTGCGGTTCGCGGCAGGCGGGGTGGCGCGTCCCGGCGATGCCGTCGCGGCGGCTGCGGCCCGGGACGGTCGTCAGCGTGGCGCTGCTCGCGGCGCTCGCGGCCGGGGCGGGCACCTGGACGGCCCGGTGGACGTCGATCGGCAAGGGCGACGCGGTGGCGCTGCGGCCCGCGGCGGGCGTGTCGGCGAAGACGGCGAAGTATCACGAGGCGGGCGCCTACTCGGTGCGGGTGCCCGTGGGCTGGCAGGCGGAGCGCCGCGGCAGCGTGATGATCTGGAAGGACGCCGGAACGGGACGGGGGCTGCGCATCGCCCCGGCCCCCGGCGACCCGCTGACCGGGCTGCGCGCCGAGGAGCGCGGCGCCGTGGCGGGGCACCGCTATCCCGGCTACCAGCGGCTGCGGCTGGAACCGGTGCCCGAGGTCATCGACGGCGCCGCCGAATGGGAGTTCACCTGGCGGGACGGTGTGCACGACGCCGTCCGGCACGTGCTGTGCGGCCGCGCGGCCGGGTACGAGTTCTGCTTCCACGCGCCCGACCCGGAGTGGACGCCGGGCCAGCGCCTCTACGACCGGATCCTCAGGTCGTTCAGGCCGGAGAACGGCGGCTGA
- a CDS encoding enoyl-CoA hydratase/isomerase family protein, with translation MGEGLRFEASGGVGTVTIDRPAKRNAMSADMWRALPGILDGFAADPDVRVVVLTGAGGNFCAGADISELDDIHRDDDSHLSTVAERALAAFGKPTLAAIEGYCVGGGCQLAAACDLRFAARGARFGITPARLGIVYPAAATARLVGLVGPSAAKYLLYSADLVDAAHALRIGLLDEVVPEGGLHDRVAGFTATLASRSLLTQQATKDIVDAIVAAGPVEERTRRWLAEVAASGEVEEGIAAFLERRAPEFPWKAPLR, from the coding sequence ATGGGCGAGGGGCTGCGGTTCGAGGCGTCCGGGGGCGTCGGGACGGTCACGATCGACCGGCCGGCCAAGCGGAACGCCATGTCGGCGGACATGTGGCGGGCGCTGCCCGGCATCCTGGACGGGTTCGCCGCCGATCCGGACGTCCGGGTCGTGGTGCTGACCGGGGCGGGCGGGAACTTCTGCGCGGGCGCCGACATCTCCGAGCTGGACGACATCCACCGCGACGACGACTCGCACCTGTCGACGGTCGCCGAGCGGGCGCTCGCCGCGTTCGGCAAGCCGACGCTCGCCGCGATCGAGGGGTACTGCGTGGGCGGCGGCTGCCAGCTCGCGGCCGCCTGCGACCTGCGCTTCGCGGCGCGGGGCGCGCGGTTCGGGATCACGCCGGCCAGGCTCGGCATCGTCTACCCGGCGGCCGCGACGGCGCGGCTCGTCGGGCTGGTGGGGCCGTCGGCCGCGAAGTACCTGCTCTACTCGGCCGATCTGGTCGACGCCGCGCACGCGCTGCGCATCGGGCTGCTGGACGAGGTCGTCCCCGAGGGCGGCCTGCACGACCGCGTCGCCGGGTTCACCGCGACCCTCGCGTCCCGGTCCCTGCTCACCCAGCAGGCGACCAAGGACATCGTGGACGCCATCGTCGCCGCGGGCCCGGTCGAGGAGAGGACGCGGCGGTGGCTCGCCGAGGTCGCCGCGAGCGGGGAGGTCGAGGAGGGCATCGCCGCGTTCCTCGAACGCCGAGCGCCCGAGTTCCCCTGGAAGGCTCCCCTGCGGTAG
- a CDS encoding response regulator, with protein MRVVLAEDLALLREGLVSLLESHDFEIAAAVDNGPSLLKALLDHRPDVAVVDVRLPPSFTDEGLQAALEARRQVPGLPVLVLSQYVEQLYARELLADGTGAIGYLLKDRVFDAAQFVDAVRRVAAGGTAMDPEVISRLVARGTRDTPLGRLTPRETEVLELMAQGRSNAAIAERLVVTERAVTKHTANIFAKLDLPVTGDDNRRVLAVLAYLNR; from the coding sequence GTGCGCGTTGTCCTCGCCGAAGACCTCGCCCTCCTGAGGGAGGGTCTCGTCAGCCTCCTGGAGTCGCACGACTTCGAGATCGCGGCGGCCGTCGACAACGGCCCGTCCCTGCTGAAGGCACTGCTCGACCATCGCCCGGACGTGGCGGTGGTCGACGTGCGCCTGCCGCCGTCCTTCACCGACGAGGGCCTCCAGGCGGCGCTGGAGGCGCGGCGGCAGGTCCCGGGGCTGCCCGTCCTCGTCCTGTCGCAGTACGTCGAGCAGCTCTACGCCCGCGAGCTGCTCGCCGACGGCACCGGCGCGATCGGCTACCTGCTCAAGGACCGGGTGTTCGACGCGGCGCAGTTCGTGGACGCGGTCCGCCGGGTCGCCGCGGGCGGCACCGCGATGGACCCCGAGGTCATCTCCCGGCTCGTGGCCCGGGGCACCCGCGACACCCCGCTCGGCCGCCTCACCCCGCGCGAGACCGAGGTCCTGGAGCTGATGGCGCAGGGGCGCTCCAACGCGGCGATCGCGGAGAGGCTCGTCGTCACCGAGCGCGCGGTGACCAAGCACACGGCGAACATCTTCGCCAAGCTCGACCTGCCCGTGACCGGCGACGACAACCGCCGCGTCCTCGCCGTCCTGGCCTACCTCAACCGCTGA
- a CDS encoding sensor histidine kinase, which translates to MEETRLQRHVRAPWRGLALWLLAIPATLVGLWFIAVVSMITSFVGVLLFPSATMLLRERLDAYRVRINRWTDVQIARPYLPEPEREPGLSGVFKRFIALVSDPATWRDYLWAFADPIVSVFTAALPGLLILYGVWGYVLAAFAGDMIGHYGGSDWYTYIHVTAGYGRDTGRVVSTVIVATACIALGYAIGPKMLTAYGHWGRAILGPTRKSELALRVQHLTETRSEAVDASAAELRRIERDLHDGAQARLVAMGMTLGAIEHLLDRDPEKARILLAETRASSAKALHELRDLVRGIHPPVLADRGVADAVRALALDHPLDVEVSADLPARPEPPMESAAYFAVSEILTNAAKHSGASRVWIDMRHENGMLRITVTDDGRGGATLDGGSGLRGIERRIGTFDGVLALSSPAGGPTIVTMELPCALSSPKTSPS; encoded by the coding sequence GTGGAAGAGACACGGCTGCAACGGCATGTGAGGGCGCCCTGGCGGGGCCTGGCCCTCTGGCTGCTCGCCATCCCCGCGACGCTCGTCGGCCTGTGGTTCATCGCGGTCGTCTCGATGATCACGAGCTTCGTCGGGGTGCTGCTGTTCCCGTCCGCGACGATGCTGCTGCGCGAGCGGCTCGACGCGTACCGGGTCCGCATCAACCGGTGGACCGACGTCCAGATCGCGCGGCCGTACCTGCCCGAGCCGGAGCGCGAGCCCGGTCTTAGCGGTGTTTTCAAGCGGTTCATCGCGCTGGTCAGCGACCCGGCCACCTGGCGCGACTACCTGTGGGCGTTCGCGGACCCGATCGTCTCGGTGTTCACCGCGGCACTGCCCGGGCTGCTGATCCTGTACGGGGTGTGGGGGTACGTGCTCGCCGCCTTCGCCGGCGACATGATCGGGCACTACGGCGGCAGCGACTGGTACACCTACATCCACGTCACCGCGGGGTACGGCCGCGACACCGGACGGGTCGTCTCCACGGTGATCGTCGCCACCGCGTGCATCGCCCTCGGGTACGCCATCGGCCCGAAGATGCTGACCGCCTACGGGCACTGGGGCCGCGCCATCCTCGGCCCGACGCGCAAGTCGGAGCTGGCACTGCGCGTCCAGCACCTCACCGAGACCCGGTCGGAGGCCGTGGACGCCTCCGCCGCCGAGCTGCGCCGCATCGAGCGCGACCTGCACGACGGCGCGCAGGCCCGGCTCGTGGCGATGGGGATGACCCTCGGCGCGATCGAGCACCTGCTCGACCGGGACCCGGAGAAGGCCCGCATCCTGCTCGCCGAGACCCGCGCGTCCTCGGCCAAGGCGCTGCACGAGCTGCGCGACCTCGTCCGCGGCATCCACCCGCCGGTGCTCGCCGACCGCGGCGTCGCGGACGCCGTCCGGGCCCTCGCGCTCGACCACCCGCTGGACGTCGAGGTCTCCGCCGACCTGCCCGCGCGGCCCGAACCGCCGATGGAGTCCGCCGCCTACTTCGCGGTGTCGGAGATCCTCACCAACGCGGCCAAGCACTCCGGAGCGTCCCGCGTCTGGATCGACATGCGGCACGAGAACGGCATGCTGCGGATCACCGTCACCGACGACGGCCGCGGCGGCGCGACCCTGGACGGCGGCTCCGGGCTGCGCGGGATCGAGCGCCGGATCGGTACATTCGACGGCGTCCTCGCCCTCAGCTCGCCCGCGGGCGGCCCGACGATCGTGACCATGGAGCTGCCGTGCGCGTTGTCCTCGCCGAAGACCTCGCCCTCCTGA
- a CDS encoding polysaccharide deacetylase family protein — protein MEVEDSGWTSRRKALWLMGAAAGLAALGADGARPPHGSGEPAWAAPTPRARPVIHPTPTPTPTPTPTPRPAPWTPAKLTALETPVRELSQLSPPPPAESIALTIDDGPSPLWTPRVLDLLAEHEIHATFFVIGEQVKEFSKLTRRITDAGHQICNHTETHPIYIANMSKKRVRKEIVEAHDRIADVTGVVPQFFRSPGGAWTKSILETVAEHDMLPIDWAVDPRDWARPGVGHIRRTLMKGKAGNIMLCHDGGGDRSQTLKALDTVIPKMKKRGLTFVAL, from the coding sequence GTGGAGGTTGAGGACTCAGGTTGGACATCTCGCCGCAAAGCACTCTGGTTGATGGGGGCGGCCGCCGGTCTCGCCGCGCTCGGCGCGGACGGCGCGCGCCCGCCGCACGGGTCGGGGGAGCCCGCGTGGGCCGCGCCGACCCCCCGCGCGCGCCCGGTCATCCATCCGACCCCGACGCCCACCCCGACCCCGACCCCGACGCCCCGGCCCGCGCCGTGGACGCCGGCGAAGCTCACCGCGCTGGAGACGCCCGTCCGCGAGCTGTCGCAGCTGTCTCCCCCGCCGCCCGCCGAGTCGATCGCCCTCACCATCGACGACGGCCCCAGCCCGCTGTGGACGCCGCGGGTGCTCGACCTGCTGGCCGAGCACGAGATCCACGCGACGTTCTTCGTCATCGGTGAGCAGGTGAAGGAGTTCTCCAAGCTCACCCGCCGCATCACCGACGCCGGGCACCAGATCTGCAACCACACCGAGACGCACCCGATCTACATCGCGAACATGTCGAAGAAGCGGGTCCGCAAGGAGATCGTGGAGGCGCACGACCGGATCGCCGACGTGACCGGCGTCGTCCCCCAGTTCTTCCGCTCCCCCGGCGGCGCGTGGACGAAGTCGATCCTGGAGACGGTGGCCGAGCACGACATGCTGCCGATCGACTGGGCCGTCGACCCGCGCGACTGGGCCCGTCCGGGCGTCGGCCACATCCGCCGCACGCTCATGAAGGGCAAGGCCGGCAACATCATGCTGTGCCACGACGGGGGCGGCGACCGCTCCCAGACCCTCAAGGCCCTGGATACCGTCATCCCGAAGATGAAGAAGCGCGGCCTGACCTTCGTCGCCCTCTGA